One genomic window of Blastopirellula retiformator includes the following:
- a CDS encoding DUF368 domain-containing protein has product MNQAPPEPNTAPPAGPKAALRHIGCGFVMGAADAIPGVSGGTVALVLGIYRRLVAAISHFDAQSVKLLFARKWRELARRTDLFFLIALGGGILFGLGTFILLIHELIEPESPARPYTYAVFFGAIVASSWLVMKLIDPPTKRSQAICWALGLLGAAIAFALTGPQVFPDVHEAPPLWFTFVCGMIAICAMILPGISGSYLLLILGMYHFLSGIPKALLKGEAVSADVVQFAVFAVGCVIGILSFSKVLRWLLHCYEPQTMALMCGFMIGALRALWPWRDEAAFLGLPSIGGLLGCVALAILAAVAVCGADYLTGANNKIDEAVHEPVE; this is encoded by the coding sequence ATGAACCAAGCGCCGCCCGAACCGAATACCGCTCCTCCTGCCGGACCGAAAGCTGCCCTGCGGCACATCGGCTGTGGGTTTGTGATGGGCGCGGCGGACGCGATCCCGGGCGTTTCTGGCGGAACGGTTGCGCTGGTGCTGGGGATCTATCGCCGACTGGTCGCCGCCATCAGTCACTTTGACGCCCAATCGGTAAAGCTCTTGTTCGCGCGAAAGTGGCGCGAGCTTGCGCGTCGTACCGATCTGTTCTTTCTGATCGCCCTGGGCGGCGGCATCTTGTTTGGCCTCGGGACGTTCATTCTGTTGATTCACGAATTGATTGAGCCGGAGAGTCCAGCCCGACCTTATACCTACGCCGTCTTCTTCGGCGCGATTGTCGCGTCGAGCTGGCTGGTGATGAAGTTGATCGATCCGCCGACCAAGCGAAGTCAGGCGATCTGTTGGGCGCTCGGCCTGCTGGGGGCGGCGATCGCGTTCGCGCTGACCGGACCGCAGGTCTTTCCCGACGTCCACGAGGCCCCGCCGCTGTGGTTTACGTTCGTCTGCGGAATGATCGCCATTTGTGCGATGATCTTGCCGGGGATTAGCGGTTCGTACCTGTTGTTAATCCTAGGGATGTACCACTTTCTCAGCGGGATTCCGAAAGCGCTGTTGAAGGGAGAAGCGGTAAGCGCCGACGTGGTGCAATTCGCCGTATTCGCGGTTGGTTGCGTCATCGGCATTCTCTCGTTCAGCAAAGTGCTGCGGTGGCTGCTGCATTGCTATGAACCGCAGACGATGGCTCTGATGTGCGGGTTCATGATCGGCGCCTTGCGGGCGTTGTGGCCATGGCGCGACGAGGCGGCGTTTCTCGGACTTCCTTCGATCGGCGGCCTGCTGGGCTGCGTGGCGCTGGCGATATTGGCTGCGGTGGCTGTCTGCGGCGCCGACTATTTGACCGGCGCTAACAATAAGATCGACGAAGCGGTCCACGAGCCAGTTGAGTAA
- a CDS encoding GMC oxidoreductase: MDLQEASKIASEAALPPKGNPAFAESARLAYLANEAAFVTTSRTSPALGPTFWLHFHTDRWRPNHRVTIRTAEAGWARDLLGLYRYGAWHFELPKSAFPRGIVMKFLLDGDHWMVENNKSLDPDNNHHFMEEDVTFSSTETRFRIPYDNFVSEAAQGREYPVVGNTNEEIHYEVIIIGSGMGGGILADALSDKGVKTLVLDAGGVAYPSHINNLPGDWVSLPGKHQVNNFENKDGSELLGGVQMSLGGRSVFWSGLIPRMRDWELSSWPSVIRNYLTHNGYDQAERLMRKRQSMGEFQNQLLDDLSGNFPDFLCKDLPRSRHQPNLKPDNQLDDVLETPTGVFSSADLLLDSLAFEGKAGRDNLTVNLNHLVTEIETENGRAKAVICQDLAGNRRRRYTADRIVLSAGSLESPRLALQSNLNDPNGKIGRGLTDHPAYFSHGGEDFGYNIPSHLPNGAPHPFGDPNLHAKVLMQHKQADSQSHSFNVEILLNGWFWDLRHSDDDVRRQRLSSNAQSEIKFTFIFASDLNDANWVQIQSADQRLAVKVARNPAGEQYFDECKQLRNRLLDFFRVPGVDPDSGLGNGNQGTPHHAGGTLRMSDDGTGVVNTDLKFEAYENIYACDNSVFPAIPCANPSLTLGALALRLADHLAQQVHA; this comes from the coding sequence TTGGACCTTCAAGAAGCTTCCAAGATCGCGTCGGAAGCCGCGTTGCCCCCGAAGGGCAATCCAGCCTTTGCGGAATCCGCTCGCCTTGCCTATCTGGCCAACGAGGCGGCGTTCGTCACAACGTCTCGAACGTCACCTGCACTAGGACCCACGTTCTGGTTGCATTTTCATACAGATCGTTGGCGCCCGAATCACCGCGTCACAATACGCACGGCTGAGGCGGGTTGGGCGCGCGACCTGCTGGGCCTGTACCGGTATGGTGCGTGGCACTTCGAATTGCCCAAGTCGGCTTTCCCCCGTGGCATCGTCATGAAGTTCCTGCTCGATGGCGACCATTGGATGGTCGAGAATAACAAGTCTCTAGACCCTGACAACAATCATCATTTTATGGAAGAGGATGTCACCTTTTCGTCAACCGAAACGCGCTTCCGAATACCCTACGATAACTTTGTCTCAGAGGCAGCCCAAGGTCGAGAGTACCCAGTAGTCGGCAACACGAACGAAGAGATTCATTACGAAGTCATCATCATAGGGTCTGGCATGGGAGGCGGGATTCTCGCCGACGCCCTTTCCGATAAAGGAGTCAAGACGCTGGTGTTGGACGCCGGAGGCGTCGCATATCCGTCGCATATCAACAATCTGCCCGGCGACTGGGTGAGCCTGCCGGGCAAGCACCAAGTGAACAATTTCGAAAACAAGGACGGATCAGAACTCTTGGGCGGCGTGCAAATGAGTCTGGGCGGACGTTCCGTCTTTTGGTCAGGACTCATCCCGCGGATGCGCGACTGGGAACTATCCTCTTGGCCTTCGGTCATTCGCAATTACCTCACCCACAACGGTTATGATCAGGCGGAGCGATTGATGCGCAAGCGGCAATCGATGGGAGAGTTTCAGAATCAATTGCTTGACGACTTGAGCGGCAATTTCCCGGATTTTCTGTGCAAAGACCTTCCTCGATCCCGTCATCAGCCGAACCTGAAACCAGACAACCAGCTTGACGACGTGCTGGAGACGCCCACAGGCGTCTTTTCGTCAGCCGACTTGCTCCTCGACTCGCTGGCGTTCGAAGGAAAAGCCGGTCGAGACAATCTGACGGTCAATCTAAACCACTTGGTCACGGAAATCGAAACGGAGAACGGTCGCGCGAAGGCCGTCATTTGTCAGGACCTGGCTGGGAATCGTCGGCGCCGCTATACGGCCGATCGCATCGTGCTAAGCGCCGGCTCGTTAGAGAGCCCGCGGCTCGCGCTGCAGAGCAACTTGAACGACCCGAATGGAAAAATCGGCCGGGGACTGACTGACCATCCCGCCTACTTCTCGCATGGGGGCGAGGACTTCGGGTACAACATTCCAAGTCATCTTCCCAATGGCGCCCCTCATCCATTTGGCGATCCAAATCTGCACGCGAAGGTTCTTATGCAGCACAAGCAGGCGGATAGCCAGTCGCATTCGTTCAACGTGGAGATTCTTCTAAATGGCTGGTTTTGGGACCTGCGGCACTCGGACGACGACGTCCGACGCCAACGTCTAAGCAGCAACGCTCAATCGGAGATCAAATTTACGTTCATCTTTGCCAGCGATCTCAACGACGCCAACTGGGTTCAAATTCAGAGCGCTGATCAGCGATTGGCTGTCAAAGTTGCTCGGAATCCAGCAGGCGAACAGTATTTCGACGAGTGCAAGCAACTTCGCAATCGCCTGCTCGATTTCTTCCGCGTGCCGGGAGTTGATCCGGATTCCGGCCTCGGAAACGGCAACCAGGGCACGCCGCATCATGCGGGAGGTACGCTACGCATGAGCGACGACGGAACCGGTGTTGTGAACACGGACCTGAAGTTTGAGGCCTACGAGAACATTTACGCCTGCGATAACTCCGTGTTTCCGGCGATTCCGTGCGCCAATCCGTCGCTAACGCTCGGCGCACTAGCGCTCCGACTTGCAGATCACTTAGCGCAGCAGGTACATGCTTGA
- the ispE gene encoding 4-(cytidine 5'-diphospho)-2-C-methyl-D-erythritol kinase, with protein MFLKRSAESITVHSPAKLNLFLELLAKRSDGFHELETIMTAIDVFDTLRFTATDDAQLTLSCQFAPGAVAAANRDEVDATLGDLPTGPTNLVYRAVELIRKEAGIERGAKIELTKRIPAASGLGGASSDAAAALVAADIVWKLGMSRSKLAELAAQLGSDIPFFLHTGLLGNGMAHCQGRGEIITPLPSMRRMHFVVIRPLGGLSTADVFRRCTIPASPLAARDLSASLQSGSIADIGQRIHNRLSEPSRELSPEIDRLTKSMVQAGAISSQMSGSGSACFALCHDARHARNVAAKLKSRRLGVVFTASNCGVQWN; from the coding sequence ATGTTTCTTAAGCGATCGGCAGAATCGATCACCGTCCATTCGCCTGCGAAGTTAAATTTGTTCCTTGAGCTGCTGGCGAAGCGGAGCGATGGTTTTCACGAGTTGGAAACTATCATGACTGCGATCGACGTCTTCGACACGCTCCGTTTTACGGCGACTGATGACGCACAACTGACGCTCAGTTGTCAGTTTGCACCAGGCGCTGTCGCCGCGGCCAATCGCGATGAGGTCGATGCGACGCTGGGCGACTTGCCGACCGGGCCGACCAATTTGGTCTATCGTGCGGTCGAACTGATTCGCAAAGAGGCGGGCATCGAGCGGGGAGCGAAGATCGAACTGACCAAACGAATTCCGGCCGCTTCAGGCCTGGGAGGCGCTTCGAGCGATGCGGCGGCCGCCTTGGTGGCGGCCGACATCGTTTGGAAACTTGGCATGTCGCGCAGCAAACTGGCCGAGTTGGCCGCTCAGTTGGGCAGCGATATCCCCTTCTTCCTCCATACCGGACTACTGGGCAATGGCATGGCCCATTGCCAGGGGCGCGGCGAAATCATCACCCCACTCCCCAGCATGCGGCGGATGCACTTTGTGGTTATCCGCCCCCTAGGCGGCTTGTCGACCGCCGACGTCTTCCGGCGGTGCACGATCCCGGCTAGCCCGTTGGCGGCCCGCGATTTGAGCGCTTCGCTACAGTCCGGGTCGATCGCCGATATTGGACAACGCATCCACAACCGTTTAAGTGAGCCATCGCGAGAATTATCGCCCGAGATTGATCGGTTGACCAAGAGCATGGTGCAGGCGGGCGCCATATCCAGCCAAATGTCAGGCAGCGGCAGCGCTTGTTTTGCGCTTTGCCACGATGCACGACATGCCCGCAATGTTGCGGCGAAGTTAAAGAGTCGACGCCTGGGCGTTGTGTTTACCGCCAGCAACTGCGGCGTACAGTGGAATTAG
- a CDS encoding IS256 family transposase, with amino-acid sequence MIKIKTDDQATPVGEQDNSATISLAAFSDQKSPLDELVREGARRMLQAAIDAFVAQHQDRRDEQGRRLVIKNGSLPQREILTGAGAIPVTQGRVRDNTTDPQQRVSFTPSVLPTYLRKTAAIEELIPWLYLKGVSTGDFGEALQSLVGEKAAGLSANVVVRLKEQWGAEYDEWSKRDLSDKHYVYVWADGIHAKVRLEDDANKKQCLLVLMGATADGQKELIAVLDGYRESEQSWHELLIDLKQRGLAMAPKIAVGDGALGFWAALRKVFPETQEQRCWVHKTANVLNKLPKSVQPKAKADLHEIWQAETKQTAEKSFDEFLEKYKAKYSAACECLRKDRDVLLTFYDFPAEHWGHLRTTNPIESTFATIRLRHRRTKGNGTRRASLTMMFKLAQSAAKKWRRLNCCEKLSLVLEGRSFQDGILQGKAA; translated from the coding sequence ATGATCAAGATTAAGACCGACGACCAAGCCACGCCAGTAGGCGAACAAGATAATTCCGCAACGATTTCTCTTGCGGCTTTTTCGGACCAGAAGAGTCCGCTCGATGAGCTTGTCCGGGAAGGAGCCAGACGCATGCTGCAGGCGGCGATCGACGCCTTCGTGGCTCAGCACCAGGATCGACGCGATGAGCAAGGGAGGCGATTGGTGATCAAGAACGGCAGCCTGCCGCAGCGTGAGATTTTGACGGGTGCAGGTGCAATTCCGGTCACGCAAGGACGCGTTCGTGACAACACGACCGATCCCCAGCAGCGAGTCTCATTCACGCCGAGCGTGCTGCCAACTTACTTGCGGAAGACGGCGGCGATCGAAGAATTGATTCCGTGGCTCTATCTCAAAGGGGTTTCGACCGGTGACTTCGGTGAAGCGTTGCAGTCGCTGGTTGGCGAGAAGGCCGCAGGCCTCAGCGCCAACGTCGTCGTTCGGTTGAAAGAGCAATGGGGCGCAGAATATGACGAGTGGAGCAAGCGTGATTTATCGGACAAGCACTACGTTTACGTCTGGGCCGACGGCATTCACGCCAAGGTGCGGTTGGAAGACGACGCCAACAAAAAACAGTGCCTGCTGGTGCTGATGGGAGCGACCGCCGATGGCCAAAAAGAATTGATCGCGGTGCTCGATGGCTATCGCGAGAGCGAACAGAGCTGGCATGAACTGCTGATTGACTTGAAGCAACGCGGCCTGGCGATGGCTCCGAAGATCGCGGTCGGCGACGGCGCGCTCGGCTTTTGGGCGGCGCTGCGGAAAGTCTTTCCCGAAACGCAAGAGCAACGCTGCTGGGTTCACAAGACGGCGAACGTGTTGAACAAGTTGCCGAAGAGCGTGCAGCCGAAAGCGAAAGCCGACTTACACGAAATCTGGCAGGCGGAAACGAAGCAAACTGCGGAGAAGTCGTTCGACGAGTTCCTGGAAAAATACAAGGCGAAGTATTCCGCGGCTTGCGAGTGCCTGCGGAAAGATCGCGACGTGCTGCTGACGTTCTACGACTTCCCGGCCGAACACTGGGGCCACCTGCGAACAACCAACCCCATTGAATCAACGTTCGCCACGATTCGCCTACGTCATCGCCGCACGAAAGGCAACGGAACCCGGCGAGCAAGCCTAACGATGATGTTCAAGCTGGCCCAATCGGCCGCGAAGAAATGGAGGCGATTGAACTGCTGCGAAAAGCTCTCCCTCGTACTGGAAGGACGTTCCTTCCAAGACGGAATCCTGCAGGGTAAGGCCGCCTAG
- a CDS encoding SpoVG family protein — MNITEVRIKLMEDASDRLRGFCSITFDDAFVVRDLKIIEGSSGPFVAMPSRKLTAHCPQCGGKNHLRAGYCNNCGFRLRVAPAERTADGRAKLYADIAHPINSECREMIQNRVIEEYEKEVEHAKQPGYRSRYDDYYGDAGEEYYEEDSFDDGQGQRSKSESPSQDQAHPPQPKPSGPHQSNSSTSQPQRKRKFGQGIFED, encoded by the coding sequence GTGAACATCACCGAAGTTCGTATCAAACTCATGGAAGACGCCAGCGACCGTCTGCGTGGATTTTGTTCGATCACGTTTGACGACGCTTTCGTCGTGCGCGACCTGAAAATCATCGAAGGCTCTAGCGGCCCGTTCGTCGCCATGCCGAGCCGCAAGCTGACCGCCCATTGCCCGCAATGCGGCGGCAAGAATCATCTTCGCGCAGGATACTGCAACAACTGCGGCTTTCGGCTGCGCGTCGCGCCGGCCGAACGAACGGCCGACGGACGCGCCAAACTTTACGCCGATATCGCGCATCCGATCAACTCGGAGTGTCGCGAGATGATCCAGAACCGCGTTATCGAAGAGTACGAAAAGGAAGTCGAACACGCCAAGCAGCCGGGCTACCGCTCGCGTTACGACGACTACTACGGCGACGCCGGCGAAGAATACTACGAAGAGGATTCGTTCGACGACGGTCAAGGGCAACGGTCGAAGTCGGAAAGCCCGTCGCAAGACCAGGCCCATCCGCCGCAGCCCAAACCGTCGGGGCCGCACCAATCGAACTCCTCCACTTCACAGCCCCAACGGAAACGCAAGTTCGGCCAGGGCATCTTTGAAGACTAG
- a CDS encoding HD domain-containing protein yields MYQRQESEYYRAKLKAARRLCRGWVKPADLPSNAEIRDEVQSLARMFEGDSRLDNLREMRFAALHIMKLLANFRPRLIGSVLTGHVRRGSDIDIHVFSDSVEPIAATLEREGMFFDIERKEVRKAGENQVYIHVHIQDVYPIELTVYPGDKAHFVFKSSITGKAIERMSIRELEQFLEQEYPNVDAAEELAAAENRVDRFLHYEMLLLPLEYVKQNPYYHPEGDALYHSLQVFELARRESPYDEDFLLAALLHDVGKGIDPRDHVAAGLDALGDTITERTRWLIEHHMEAHALFDGSLGARAKRRLQQSEDFDDLVALGKCDEGGRQIGMQVMEVSEVIDYLRDLARECGDW; encoded by the coding sequence ATGTATCAACGTCAAGAATCGGAATATTATCGGGCCAAGCTAAAAGCGGCCCGGCGTCTCTGTCGCGGCTGGGTAAAACCGGCCGATCTGCCAAGCAACGCCGAAATCCGGGACGAAGTGCAATCGCTGGCCCGGATGTTTGAAGGAGACTCGCGACTCGATAACCTGCGGGAGATGCGTTTCGCCGCGCTCCACATCATGAAGCTGCTCGCCAATTTTCGGCCGCGGCTGATCGGCAGCGTGCTGACCGGACATGTCCGCCGCGGATCGGATATCGACATCCACGTCTTCTCGGACAGCGTCGAGCCGATTGCAGCGACGCTCGAGCGCGAGGGGATGTTTTTCGATATCGAGCGGAAAGAGGTCCGCAAGGCGGGCGAAAACCAGGTCTATATCCATGTCCACATCCAGGACGTTTATCCGATCGAACTGACCGTCTATCCCGGCGACAAAGCGCACTTCGTGTTTAAGAGTTCGATCACCGGAAAGGCGATTGAGCGGATGAGCATTCGCGAACTAGAGCAGTTTCTGGAACAGGAATATCCGAATGTCGACGCCGCGGAGGAGTTAGCCGCTGCTGAGAATCGCGTCGATCGCTTTCTGCACTACGAGATGTTGTTATTGCCGCTGGAATACGTGAAGCAAAACCCGTACTACCATCCCGAAGGAGACGCGCTGTACCACAGCCTGCAAGTCTTTGAACTGGCTCGCCGCGAGTCTCCCTATGACGAAGACTTTCTGCTGGCGGCGCTGTTGCATGACGTGGGTAAAGGGATTGATCCGCGTGATCATGTGGCGGCGGGGCTCGATGCGCTCGGCGATACGATCACCGAGCGAACTCGCTGGTTGATTGAGCATCATATGGAGGCGCATGCGCTATTTGACGGTTCGCTTGGGGCGCGGGCCAAGCGTCGTTTGCAGCAGTCGGAAGACTTTGACGATCTTGTCGCGCTTGGTAAGTGCGACGAAGGCGGTCGTCAGATCGGCATGCAGGTGATGGAGGTCAGCGAGGTGATCGACTACCTGCGAGATCTAGCCCGCGAGTGCGGCGATTGGTAA
- a CDS encoding DUF1559 domain-containing protein, protein MSHSNLRPRVGFTLVELLVVIAIIGVLIALLLPAVQQAREAARRTQCLNNLKQVGLSLHNFHDTYGEFPPSRVAYGYLGWSAMLLPFMEQNNLYDSLTLTTNYAGQAAAAQQTAIPGYVCPSRHSVGDLTTTLETINGTNANDKGAVWDYASCDGDSGDDSRLRRTTSTGMLIIADGNASNYKSLTNMAAVTDGLTNTIAIGEKHIRQTNLLSETAGGDGPVLSGWAYTTMRAAGPGYPLAKGPQDTVSGVEKLVFGSFHPGVTNFVLGDASVRSIANNIDTTNLGYLANRKDGEVISVDF, encoded by the coding sequence ATGTCTCATTCGAATCTCCGACCGCGCGTAGGGTTTACGCTGGTCGAACTGTTGGTGGTAATCGCCATCATCGGCGTCTTGATCGCCTTGTTGCTACCCGCCGTTCAGCAGGCCCGCGAAGCGGCTCGCCGGACGCAGTGCCTGAACAACCTCAAGCAGGTGGGACTGTCGCTGCACAACTTCCACGACACGTACGGCGAATTTCCGCCGAGTCGCGTCGCGTATGGTTACCTCGGCTGGTCGGCGATGCTACTGCCATTCATGGAGCAGAACAATCTCTATGATTCGCTCACTCTGACCACCAACTACGCTGGCCAAGCGGCGGCGGCTCAACAAACGGCGATCCCTGGCTACGTTTGCCCCAGCCGGCATAGCGTTGGCGATTTAACGACGACGCTGGAAACGATCAATGGGACCAACGCCAATGACAAGGGCGCCGTTTGGGATTACGCGTCGTGCGATGGCGACTCAGGAGACGACTCGCGATTGCGGCGGACAACTTCGACCGGCATGTTGATCATCGCTGACGGGAACGCCAGCAATTATAAGTCGCTGACGAACATGGCGGCGGTCACCGATGGTCTGACCAACACGATCGCCATCGGCGAAAAGCATATTCGCCAGACGAATCTGTTGAGCGAAACGGCCGGCGGCGACGGGCCGGTTCTCAGCGGTTGGGCTTACACGACGATGCGGGCGGCCGGGCCAGGCTATCCGTTGGCGAAAGGTCCCCAGGATACGGTCTCTGGCGTCGAAAAGCTGGTCTTTGGCAGCTTTCATCCGGGCGTGACGAACTTTGTGTTGGGAGACGCCAGCGTTCGCTCGATTGCGAACAACATCGACACCACCAACCTCGGCTATCTTGCCAATCGCAAGGATGGCGAGGTGATCAGCGTCGATTTCTAA
- a CDS encoding aldehyde dehydrogenase (NADP(+)): MSDIQPVLIAGQWKAADSSDTFQADNPATKQPLAPHYPVSNWSDVDAALSAAAEASTALAQLPPEKIAAFLVRFAELIEANADALCEIANAESGLPISPRLKDVELPRTSNQLRAAAAAAIERSWKQATIDTKTNIRAYSGSLGPVCVFGPNNFPFAFGSASGGDFAAAIAAGNAVIAKANPSCPGTTQLMAKLAFQAVEETDLPPATVQLFFHCSYDDGVKLVSDPRIGATAYTGSRRAGLVLKEAADKHGKPIYLELSSVNPVVIMPGALKERGDKLADEFSGSCLMGAGQFCTNPGLVLVIDNEETQKFIADSAAKFSAAPVGTLLSKNVETGLTVALQTLKEAGAQQLAGGDAGAGTGYSHANTLLKVDAGKFLTEPELFQTEAFGNASLIVVAKDLGEAIAVIDSLEGNLTGCVYSDTQGSDDAAYAELEPHLRVKVGRLLNDKMPTGVAVSPAMNHGGPFPATGHPAFTAVGIPAALVRFGMLQCYDNVRPARLPVELQDKNPTGKTWRLIDGTWTTDDVAS, translated from the coding sequence ATGTCTGATATTCAGCCCGTCTTGATCGCCGGCCAGTGGAAAGCGGCCGACTCCAGCGATACCTTTCAAGCCGATAACCCCGCCACCAAACAACCGCTGGCGCCCCACTACCCGGTCAGCAATTGGAGCGACGTCGACGCCGCTCTTTCGGCCGCCGCTGAAGCATCGACCGCCCTGGCACAACTGCCGCCTGAGAAAATCGCCGCGTTTCTGGTCCGCTTCGCCGAGTTGATCGAAGCCAACGCCGACGCTCTGTGCGAAATCGCCAACGCCGAAAGCGGCCTGCCGATCAGCCCACGGCTAAAAGACGTGGAACTTCCGCGGACCTCCAATCAGCTGCGCGCCGCCGCCGCCGCCGCGATCGAGCGTTCCTGGAAACAGGCGACCATCGACACCAAGACCAACATCCGCGCTTACTCTGGCTCGCTGGGCCCGGTCTGCGTCTTCGGCCCCAACAACTTTCCGTTCGCCTTTGGCAGCGCCAGCGGCGGCGACTTTGCCGCAGCGATTGCGGCCGGCAATGCGGTAATCGCCAAAGCGAATCCCTCCTGCCCCGGCACGACGCAGTTGATGGCGAAGCTCGCCTTCCAAGCCGTTGAAGAAACCGATCTGCCCCCCGCCACCGTGCAGCTCTTCTTCCACTGCAGCTATGACGACGGCGTGAAACTTGTTTCCGATCCGCGGATCGGCGCCACCGCTTACACCGGCAGTCGCCGCGCCGGCCTGGTCCTTAAGGAAGCGGCCGATAAGCATGGCAAGCCGATCTACTTGGAACTGTCGAGCGTCAATCCAGTTGTGATCATGCCCGGCGCCTTGAAAGAACGGGGCGACAAACTGGCTGACGAGTTCAGCGGCAGTTGCCTGATGGGCGCCGGTCAGTTCTGTACAAACCCTGGCCTGGTGTTGGTGATCGACAACGAAGAAACCCAGAAGTTTATCGCCGATTCGGCCGCCAAGTTTAGCGCTGCTCCGGTCGGCACGCTGTTGTCCAAGAACGTCGAAACCGGCCTGACTGTCGCCCTGCAGACGCTGAAAGAAGCGGGCGCACAACAACTTGCCGGCGGTGACGCTGGCGCCGGTACCGGCTACAGCCACGCCAACACGCTGCTGAAAGTGGACGCCGGCAAATTCCTGACCGAGCCCGAGCTGTTCCAGACCGAAGCGTTCGGCAACGCCTCGCTGATCGTCGTCGCCAAGGACCTGGGCGAAGCGATCGCGGTCATCGACTCGCTGGAAGGCAACCTGACCGGCTGCGTCTACAGCGATACGCAAGGTTCTGACGACGCCGCCTACGCCGAATTGGAACCGCACCTGCGCGTCAAAGTGGGTCGCCTGTTGAACGACAAGATGCCGACCGGCGTCGCTGTGAGCCCGGCGATGAACCACGGCGGCCCCTTCCCGGCGACTGGCCATCCTGCGTTCACTGCGGTCGGCATTCCGGCGGCGCTGGTCCGCTTCGGTATGCTGCAGTGCTACGACAACGTCCGTCCGGCTCGCCTGCCGGTCGAACTGCAGGACAAGAACCCGACCGGCAAGACGTGGCGGTTGATCGATGGAACTTGGACGACCGACGACGTCGCCTCGTAG
- a CDS encoding fumarylacetoacetate hydrolase family protein: protein MKIVKYLDAANTPRTGLWEGDVIRPLTLSLFPLLEMTDPVEVARTHISTDCEAIPLNSVTLLPPIDQQEVWAAGVTYTRSKAARMEESEAAADCYDRVYVSPRPELFMKATPHRVSGPEHPLRIREDSKWNVPEPELGLVLNSQLQLVGYVVGNDMSSRDIEGDNPLYLPQAKVYDQCCGLGPCVVLRESFDDEFAKLSDIAIDLTVRRGGQAAFTGSTNVGEMARSFEDLIGYLGRDNSFPQGAILLTGTGIIPDSEFTLLPGDIVEITIAGIGTLRNPIVQG from the coding sequence ATGAAAATCGTCAAATATCTCGACGCGGCGAATACGCCGAGGACGGGCCTGTGGGAAGGCGACGTGATTCGTCCCCTCACGCTGTCACTTTTTCCGCTGTTGGAAATGACCGACCCGGTCGAAGTCGCCCGTACCCACATTTCGACCGACTGCGAAGCGATCCCGCTGAACAGCGTGACGCTGCTCCCCCCGATCGACCAGCAGGAAGTCTGGGCGGCCGGGGTCACCTACACCCGCAGCAAAGCGGCTCGGATGGAAGAATCGGAGGCCGCCGCCGACTGCTACGACCGGGTCTACGTTTCCCCCCGGCCCGAGCTGTTCATGAAAGCGACGCCCCATCGCGTTAGCGGCCCGGAACACCCCCTGCGAATCCGCGAAGACTCGAAGTGGAACGTCCCCGAGCCGGAACTCGGCCTGGTGCTCAACTCCCAACTTCAGTTGGTCGGCTATGTCGTCGGTAACGACATGAGCAGCCGCGACATCGAAGGAGACAACCCGCTTTACTTGCCGCAGGCGAAAGTCTACGACCAATGTTGCGGACTCGGCCCTTGCGTGGTGCTGCGAGAGAGTTTCGACGACGAGTTTGCAAAGCTGTCCGACATCGCGATCGACCTGACGGTTCGCCGCGGCGGCCAAGCCGCATTCACCGGATCGACCAACGTCGGCGAGATGGCCCGTTCGTTTGAAGATCTGATCGGGTACCTTGGCCGTGACAACAGCTTCCCGCAGGGCGCCATCCTGTTGACCGGCACCGGGATTATTCCCGACAGCGAGTTCACGCTGCTGCCAGGCGACATCGTCGAGATCACGATCGCCGGCATCGGAACGCTCCGCAACCCGATCGTGCAGGGATAA